A window of Dissulfurirhabdus thermomarina contains these coding sequences:
- the fabG gene encoding 3-oxoacyl-[acyl-carrier-protein] reductase has translation MGQGLDGKVAVVTGASRGIGRAVALRLAAEGAAVYVNYAGNARAAEEVREAVAAAGGTAWTAQFDVADTSAVDAFFAEVVERHGGVHVLVNNAGITRDSLLARMKEADWDRVLAVNLKGVFNCCRAAAMAMLKQRWGRVVNIGSVVGAMGNPGQTNYAAAKAGLEGFTKSFAREVASRGVTANVVAPGFIETDMTAALPEKARDRILTQIPLGRMGRPEDVAAAVAFLAGEEAGYITGHVLHVNGGLWMP, from the coding sequence ATGGGCCAAGGACTCGATGGCAAGGTCGCGGTGGTCACCGGCGCCTCCAGGGGCATCGGGCGGGCCGTCGCCCTCCGGCTGGCCGCCGAGGGGGCGGCCGTGTACGTGAACTACGCCGGCAACGCCCGGGCCGCCGAGGAGGTCCGCGAGGCGGTGGCCGCCGCCGGCGGCACGGCGTGGACGGCGCAGTTCGACGTGGCCGACACCTCCGCGGTGGACGCCTTCTTCGCCGAGGTGGTGGAGCGCCACGGGGGGGTCCACGTCCTGGTGAACAACGCCGGCATCACCCGCGATTCCCTCCTCGCCCGCATGAAGGAGGCGGACTGGGACCGGGTGCTGGCGGTCAACCTGAAGGGGGTCTTCAACTGTTGCCGGGCGGCCGCCATGGCCATGCTGAAGCAGCGCTGGGGGCGGGTGGTCAATATCGGTTCGGTGGTGGGCGCCATGGGCAACCCCGGCCAGACCAACTACGCCGCGGCCAAGGCCGGGCTCGAGGGCTTCACCAAGTCCTTCGCCCGGGAGGTGGCCTCCCGGGGGGTCACGGCCAACGTGGTGGCCCCGGGGTTCATCGAGACGGACATGACCGCCGCCCTGCCGGAGAAGGCCAGGGACCGGATCCTCACCCAGATCCCCCTCGGCCGCATGGGCCGGCCGGAGGACGTGGCGGCGGCGGTGGCCTTCCTGGCGGGAGAGGAAGCGGGTTACATCACCGGGCACGTGCTGCACGTGAACGGCGGGCTGTGGATGCCCTGA
- the rpiB gene encoding ribose 5-phosphate isomerase B: MKVAIGSDHGGFDYKERLKAVVADLGHEVVDVGCHSCDSTDYPLQGREVARLVAGGECERGILICGTGIGMSMTANRVPGVRAALCHELFTARMSREHNDANVLCLGQRVIGLGLAEEMVRLWLETPFSGGRHARRVALIEAG, from the coding sequence ATGAAGGTTGCCATCGGCTCCGACCACGGCGGCTTCGACTACAAGGAACGGCTGAAGGCCGTGGTGGCCGATCTGGGCCACGAGGTGGTGGACGTCGGGTGCCATTCCTGCGATTCCACCGACTATCCCCTCCAGGGCCGCGAGGTGGCCCGCCTCGTGGCCGGCGGCGAGTGCGAGCGCGGGATCCTCATCTGCGGCACCGGCATCGGGATGTCCATGACGGCCAACCGCGTTCCCGGGGTCCGGGCCGCCCTCTGCCACGAACTCTTCACCGCGCGGATGAGCCGGGAGCACAACGACGCCAACGTCCTCTGCCTGGGCCAGCGGGTCATCGGCCTGGGGCTGGCCGAGGAGATGGTCCGCCTCTGGCTGGAGACGCCCTTCAGCGGGGGGCGCCACGCCCGCCGCGTGGCGCTCATCGAGGCCGGCTAG
- a CDS encoding deoxycytidylate deaminase — protein sequence MSRKRGGHPEANARPSWDAYFMDIVHLVAQRSTCLRRKVGALLVKDHRILATGYNGAPSGLRHCLEVGCLREQMGIPSGERHELCRGLHAEQNVLIQAACHGVSVAGATLYCTNLPCLICTKMLINAGVRAVVYADGYADALSRDMLKEAGIPVTRAGPGAG from the coding sequence GTGAGCCGGAAGCGGGGCGGCCACCCGGAAGCGAACGCGCGGCCCTCGTGGGACGCCTACTTCATGGACATCGTCCACCTCGTGGCGCAGCGCAGCACGTGTCTCCGGCGGAAGGTGGGGGCGCTCCTGGTCAAGGACCACCGGATCCTCGCCACCGGCTACAACGGGGCCCCCAGCGGACTCCGGCACTGCCTCGAGGTGGGCTGCCTCCGGGAACAGATGGGGATCCCCTCCGGGGAGCGCCACGAGTTGTGCCGCGGCCTCCACGCCGAGCAGAACGTTCTCATCCAGGCCGCCTGCCACGGGGTCTCCGTGGCCGGCGCCACCCTCTACTGCACCAATCTCCCCTGCCTCATCTGCACGAAGATGCTGATCAACGCCGGGGTCCGCGCCGTGGTCTACGCCGACGGCTACGCGGACGCCCTCTCCCGTGATATGTTGAAAGAGGCCGGCATCCCGGTGACCCGGGCCGGTCCCGGGGCGGGCTGA
- the fabF gene encoding beta-ketoacyl-ACP synthase II: MTLERPPRRRVVVTGLGVLCPVGIGVEESWAAVTAGRSGIGPVTRFDTEGYACRIAGEVKGFDPTDFMPEKLAKRVDLFVRYGVAAAAMALEDAGLRITAEEAPRVGVITGCGLGGLGTIEHYRDVLVQKGPSRVSPFFIPMAIPNMASGQISILFGAKGPNTVVCTACAAGTHAIGDACRAIQCGAADVMISGGTESVIVPLALSGFASLKALSLRNDEPERASRPFEKDRDGFVIGEGAGILVLEELGHALERGARIYAEVAGYGLTGDAYHMTAPPDDGEGGARCMQMALDDAGLAPEDVDYINAHGTSTALNDLCETRAIKTVFGEYADKVPVSSTKSMTGHLLGGAGGVEAVFTVKAIETGVIPPTINYETPDPECDLDYVPNTARKADVEVAMSNSFGFGGTNAVLVFRRYREA; the protein is encoded by the coding sequence ATGACGTTGGAACGACCGCCTCGGAGGCGGGTGGTGGTCACCGGGCTGGGGGTGCTCTGCCCGGTGGGCATCGGCGTCGAGGAAAGCTGGGCCGCCGTCACCGCCGGCCGGTCCGGGATCGGGCCCGTCACGCGCTTCGACACGGAAGGCTACGCCTGCCGGATCGCCGGCGAGGTGAAGGGGTTCGACCCCACCGACTTCATGCCGGAGAAGCTGGCCAAGCGGGTGGACCTCTTCGTCCGTTACGGGGTGGCCGCCGCGGCCATGGCCCTCGAGGACGCCGGCCTCCGCATCACGGCCGAGGAGGCGCCGCGGGTCGGGGTCATCACCGGCTGCGGGCTCGGGGGGCTCGGCACCATCGAGCACTACCGGGACGTCCTCGTCCAGAAGGGCCCGTCCCGGGTCAGCCCCTTCTTCATCCCCATGGCCATCCCCAACATGGCCTCCGGTCAGATCTCCATCCTCTTCGGGGCCAAGGGGCCCAACACCGTGGTCTGCACCGCCTGCGCGGCGGGGACCCACGCCATCGGCGACGCCTGCCGCGCCATCCAGTGCGGGGCGGCCGACGTGATGATCTCCGGGGGCACCGAGTCGGTGATCGTCCCGCTGGCGCTTTCGGGCTTTGCCTCCCTGAAGGCGCTTTCCCTCAGAAACGATGAACCCGAGAGGGCCTCGCGCCCCTTCGAGAAGGACCGCGACGGGTTCGTCATCGGGGAGGGGGCCGGCATCCTCGTCCTCGAGGAACTCGGCCACGCCCTGGAGCGGGGGGCCCGGATCTACGCCGAGGTGGCGGGCTACGGGCTCACGGGGGACGCCTACCACATGACCGCCCCGCCCGACGACGGGGAGGGCGGGGCCAGGTGCATGCAGATGGCCCTGGACGATGCCGGCCTCGCCCCCGAGGACGTGGACTACATCAACGCCCACGGGACGAGCACCGCCCTCAACGACCTCTGCGAGACCCGGGCCATCAAGACCGTCTTCGGGGAATATGCCGACAAGGTCCCCGTCAGTTCCACCAAGTCCATGACGGGGCACCTGCTCGGGGGCGCCGGCGGCGTGGAGGCGGTCTTCACCGTGAAGGCCATCGAGACCGGCGTCATCCCGCCCACCATCAACTACGAGACCCCGGACCCCGAGTGCGACCTGGACTACGTCCCCAACACGGCCCGGAAGGCCGACGTCGAGGTGGCCATGTCCAATTCCTTCGGGTTCGGGGGGACCAACGCCGTGCTGGTCTTCCGCCGGTACCGGGAGGCCTAG
- the nrdR gene encoding transcriptional regulator NrdR, whose product MRCPFCNAPESRVVDSRTSRDGRAIRRRRECLACRERFTTYERVEEFRPMVVKKDGRREELDRRKMVEGILKACEKRPISVDQVEAFVSELEKEIQDRGDREVPSRFLGERIMARLREWDDVAYVRFASVYKQFKDLGEFMDQLQELLRRDEERGEPVEGEAHGE is encoded by the coding sequence ATGAGATGTCCCTTCTGTAATGCACCGGAGAGCCGGGTCGTGGATTCCCGGACGAGCCGTGACGGGCGGGCCATCCGTCGCCGCCGGGAGTGCCTCGCCTGCCGCGAGCGTTTCACCACCTACGAGCGGGTGGAGGAGTTCCGTCCCATGGTGGTGAAGAAGGATGGGCGCCGGGAGGAACTGGACCGGCGGAAGATGGTGGAGGGCATCCTCAAGGCCTGCGAGAAGCGGCCCATCAGCGTGGACCAGGTGGAGGCCTTCGTCAGCGAGCTGGAGAAGGAGATCCAGGACCGGGGGGACCGGGAGGTCCCGAGCCGGTTCCTGGGCGAACGCATCATGGCCCGGCTCCGGGAGTGGGACGACGTGGCCTACGTCCGGTTTGCCTCGGTCTACAAGCAATTCAAGGACCTCGGGGAGTTCATGGACCAGCTGCAGGAACTCCTCCGGCGGGACGAGGAGCGGGGGGAGCCGGTGGAGGGGGAGGCCCATGGGGAGTGA
- the glyA gene encoding serine hydroxymethyltransferase: MDHLYQTDLEVFRALKAEILRQTGQLEMIASENFASEAVMEAEGSVFMNKYAEGYPGGRYYGGCQNMDVVERLAVERLNTLFGSEYANVQPHSGSQANMAVYFAVLRPGDTILSMDLAHGGHLTHGAPVSFSGRLFNPVFYGVSRETETIDYDQVAELARRHRPRMIVAGASAYPRVIDFAAFRAIADEVGAYLMVDMAHIAGLVAAGIHPSPVPFAHFVTSTTHKTLRGPRGGFILTSEAHGRLVDSQIFPGIQGGPLMQVIAAKAVAFKEALAPGFKAYQQQVVRNAAKLAEVLQAGGFRLVSGGTDNHLLLVDLGNRGLTGREAEAVLERAGITVNKNAIPFDPQPPRVTSGIRIGTPAVTTRGMKEAEMEEIGGYIVDLLTRPEAALADEIRPRVQALCGRFPLYRDRLAAYEASEAA; this comes from the coding sequence ATGGACCACCTCTACCAGACCGACCTGGAGGTCTTCCGGGCTCTCAAGGCCGAGATCCTCCGCCAGACCGGGCAGCTCGAGATGATCGCCTCGGAGAACTTCGCCAGCGAGGCGGTCATGGAGGCCGAGGGCAGCGTCTTCATGAACAAGTACGCCGAGGGGTACCCCGGCGGCCGTTACTACGGGGGCTGCCAGAACATGGACGTGGTGGAGCGGCTCGCCGTGGAGCGGCTGAACACGCTCTTCGGCTCCGAGTACGCCAACGTCCAGCCCCACTCGGGCAGCCAGGCCAACATGGCCGTCTACTTCGCCGTCCTCCGGCCCGGCGACACCATCCTCTCCATGGACCTCGCCCACGGGGGACACCTCACCCACGGGGCCCCGGTGAGCTTCTCCGGCCGGCTCTTCAATCCCGTCTTCTACGGGGTGAGCCGCGAGACCGAGACCATCGACTACGACCAGGTGGCGGAGCTGGCCCGCCGACACCGGCCCCGGATGATCGTGGCCGGGGCCAGCGCCTACCCGCGCGTCATCGACTTCGCGGCCTTCCGGGCCATCGCCGACGAGGTGGGGGCCTACCTCATGGTGGACATGGCCCACATCGCCGGCCTGGTGGCGGCGGGGATCCACCCCTCCCCGGTGCCCTTCGCCCACTTCGTGACCTCCACCACCCACAAGACCCTCCGCGGGCCCCGGGGCGGGTTCATCCTCACCTCCGAGGCCCACGGCCGGCTGGTGGACAGCCAGATCTTCCCCGGGATCCAGGGCGGGCCCCTCATGCAGGTGATCGCCGCCAAGGCGGTGGCCTTCAAGGAGGCCTTGGCTCCCGGCTTCAAGGCCTACCAGCAGCAGGTGGTCCGCAACGCCGCCAAGCTGGCGGAGGTCCTCCAGGCGGGCGGCTTCCGCCTGGTCTCCGGCGGCACCGACAACCATCTCCTCCTGGTGGACCTCGGCAACCGCGGCCTCACCGGCCGCGAGGCCGAGGCCGTCCTGGAGCGCGCCGGCATCACGGTGAACAAGAACGCCATCCCCTTCGACCCCCAGCCGCCCAGGGTCACCAGCGGCATCCGCATCGGGACCCCGGCGGTGACCACCCGGGGCATGAAGGAGGCGGAGATGGAGGAGATCGGCGGCTACATCGTGGATCTCCTCACCCGACCGGAGGCGGCCCTGGCGGACGAGATACGGCCGCGGGTCCAGGCCCTCTGCGGGCGCTTCCCCCTCTACCGCGACCGGCTGGCGGCCTACGAGGCCTCGGAGGCCGCGTGA